Proteins found in one Armatimonadota bacterium genomic segment:
- a CDS encoding RNA 2'-phosphotransferase has product MQPERRLRLSRFLSLILRHRPDEVGLTLDEEGSVPLDALVAALRRHGGWEGVTEADVLAVVHHDPRRFEVRAGRIRARHGHTVPLQHPGPAVRPPEWLYAALPARQADEVQAAGLRPRERRFVHLVDTWLEAARALERHGEAGLVVPVLARRAHDRGVAFFQASEHLYLTPGVPPDFVLLPARVQAVEA; this is encoded by the coding sequence ATGCAGCCTGAACGTCGTCTCCGGCTCAGCCGCTTCCTGTCCCTGATCCTGCGCCACCGTCCCGACGAGGTCGGCCTGACCCTCGACGAGGAGGGGAGCGTGCCCCTGGACGCCCTGGTGGCGGCGCTGCGCCGGCACGGCGGGTGGGAGGGGGTGACCGAGGCCGACGTGCTGGCCGTGGTCCACCACGACCCGCGCCGCTTCGAGGTGCGCGCCGGCCGCATCCGCGCCCGCCACGGCCACACCGTCCCCCTTCAGCACCCCGGCCCGGCGGTGCGGCCGCCGGAGTGGCTCTATGCGGCGCTCCCCGCCCGCCAGGCGGACGAGGTGCAGGCGGCGGGGCTGCGACCGCGCGAGCGGCGCTTCGTCCACCTGGTCGACACCTGGCTCGAGGCGGCGCGGGCCCTGGAACGCCACGGCGAGGCCGGCCTGGTCGTCCCCGTCCTGGCGCGGCGGGCCCACGACCGCGGCGTGGCGTTCTTCCAGGCGTCCGAGCACCTCTACCTCACTCCGGGCGTCCCGCCCGACTTCGTCCTGCTCCCCGCCCGCGTGCAGGCGGTCGAGGCCTGA
- a CDS encoding PrsW family glutamic-type intramembrane protease: MGLVVLAVAPGIFWLWYFLARDHLHPEPRGLVRRVFLLGAVSAVAAGLVEVALFRLLGLDPAGPYLPHGAGAALLVGTVEEAAKFAVVLLAVYRHPAFDEPLDGIVYAVAASLGFATLENLAYVLRGGVAVGVLRALLAVPGHACFGALMGFYIGLAHRHPRRATRLLALGLGTSALAHAVYDGVLFTRTLVALSVVPVVMGLWWRALVVTRRAQAYGPGG, translated from the coding sequence GTGGGCCTGGTCGTCCTGGCCGTCGCTCCGGGGATCTTCTGGCTGTGGTACTTCCTGGCCCGCGACCACCTCCACCCGGAGCCGCGCGGGCTCGTCCGCCGGGTCTTCCTGCTGGGCGCCGTCTCCGCCGTGGCGGCGGGACTCGTCGAAGTTGCCCTCTTCCGACTCCTCGGGCTCGACCCGGCCGGGCCCTACCTGCCGCACGGGGCCGGGGCCGCCCTGCTGGTCGGCACCGTCGAGGAGGCGGCGAAGTTCGCGGTGGTCCTCCTGGCGGTGTACCGCCACCCGGCCTTCGACGAGCCGCTCGACGGGATCGTCTATGCCGTGGCGGCCTCGCTCGGCTTCGCCACGCTGGAGAACCTGGCCTACGTGCTGCGGGGCGGAGTGGCGGTGGGGGTCTTGCGGGCGCTGCTCGCCGTCCCGGGCCACGCCTGCTTCGGCGCGCTCATGGGGTTCTACATCGGTCTGGCGCACCGCCACCCCCGCCGCGCCACGCGGCTGCTCGCCCTGGGGCTGGGCACGAGCGCCCTGGCCCACGCCGTCTACGACGGGGTCCTCTTCACGCGCACGCTGGTGGCGCTGAGCGTCGTCCCGGTGGTCATGGGGTTGTGGTGGCGGGCGCTGGTGGTGACGCGGCGGGCGCAGGCCTACGGGCCGGGCGGGTGA
- a CDS encoding ASCH domain-containing protein — translation MYALNFYSSVFGEMLRQGRKTATIRLGDKRDKYRDGQVVWLTVGRRFGTRRKVGVAIIDRVEVKRLAEVTPREIERDNPELRRHEDLMDFLATIYGRPVGLDDLVTVIHFSRIVEGDGPHPPTSHHPPGP, via the coding sequence GTGTACGCCCTCAACTTCTACTCGTCGGTGTTCGGCGAGATGCTGCGCCAGGGGCGCAAGACGGCCACCATCCGCCTGGGCGACAAGCGCGACAAGTACCGCGACGGGCAGGTCGTCTGGCTGACGGTGGGCCGGCGCTTCGGGACGCGGCGCAAGGTCGGGGTGGCCATCATCGACCGGGTGGAGGTGAAGCGGCTGGCCGAGGTGACGCCGCGGGAGATCGAGCGCGACAACCCGGAGCTCCGCCGCCACGAGGACCTGATGGACTTCCTGGCCACGATCTACGGCCGGCCGGTCGGGCTGGACGACCTCGTCACCGTGATCCACTTCTCGCGCATCGTCGAGGGGGACGGTCCCCACCCGCCCACCTCCCATCACCCGCCCGGCCCGTAG
- the hutU gene encoding urocanate hydratase, which produces MAEPRVVRAPRGPVRSCRGWGQEAALRLLMNTLDPEVAERPADLIVYGGTGKAARSWEAFDALVRTLRGLADDETLLVQSGKPVAVFRTHEWAPRVLIVNAMLVPAWATWEEFWRLEAMGLTMYGQMTAGSWIYIGTQGILQGTYETFAAVARRHFGGTLRGRAVLTAGLGGMGGAQPLAITMNEGVALVVEVDPARIHRRRQAGWVDRATDDLDEALRWVEEARRTGHPLSVALLGNAADVHPELLRRDAAFDVVTDQTSAHDPLGGYIPSGVTAEEAAVLRRQDPERYVRMARESIVRHCEAMVTWQRRGAVVFDYGNNLRGQAREAGYGEAFAYPGFVQAYIRPLFARGRGPFRWVALSGNPQDIAVTDAAVLRLFPEDEALARWLRLARERVPFQGLPARICWLGYGERAQAGLAFNELVRTGRVEAPIAIGRDHLDAGSVASPTRETEGMRDGSDAIADWPILNALLNACAGATWVAVHHGGGVGIGYSIHAGQVVVADGTALGAQKLERVLTTDPGSGVVRHADAGYPEAVDAARRGGIVMPMLAG; this is translated from the coding sequence ATGGCTGAGCCGCGTGTCGTGCGGGCGCCGCGGGGGCCGGTGCGCTCCTGTCGCGGGTGGGGGCAGGAGGCGGCGCTGCGCCTCCTCATGAACACCCTCGACCCCGAGGTGGCCGAGCGCCCCGCCGACCTGATCGTCTACGGCGGGACGGGCAAGGCGGCGCGGAGCTGGGAGGCCTTCGACGCCCTGGTCCGCACCCTGCGCGGGCTGGCCGACGACGAGACCCTGCTCGTCCAGTCGGGCAAGCCGGTGGCGGTCTTCCGCACCCACGAGTGGGCGCCCCGGGTGCTGATCGTGAACGCCATGCTCGTCCCGGCCTGGGCCACCTGGGAGGAGTTCTGGCGCCTCGAGGCCATGGGGTTGACCATGTACGGCCAGATGACCGCGGGGTCGTGGATCTACATCGGCACCCAGGGGATCCTGCAGGGCACCTACGAGACGTTTGCCGCGGTGGCCCGGCGCCACTTCGGCGGGACGCTGCGCGGCCGCGCGGTGCTCACGGCGGGGCTGGGCGGGATGGGCGGGGCCCAGCCGCTGGCCATCACGATGAACGAGGGGGTGGCCCTGGTCGTGGAGGTGGACCCGGCGCGCATCCACCGCCGCCGCCAGGCCGGGTGGGTGGACCGGGCCACGGACGACCTGGACGAGGCGCTGCGGTGGGTGGAAGAGGCGCGACGGACCGGCCACCCGCTCTCGGTGGCCCTGCTGGGCAATGCCGCCGACGTGCACCCCGAGCTGCTGCGGCGCGACGCCGCCTTCGACGTCGTCACCGACCAGACCTCAGCCCACGACCCGCTCGGCGGCTACATCCCCTCAGGGGTGACGGCGGAGGAGGCGGCGGTGCTGCGCCGGCAGGACCCGGAGCGCTACGTGCGCATGGCGCGGGAGTCGATCGTCCGCCACTGCGAGGCCATGGTCACCTGGCAGCGGCGCGGGGCGGTGGTCTTCGACTACGGCAACAACCTGCGCGGGCAGGCGCGCGAGGCCGGCTACGGGGAGGCCTTCGCCTACCCGGGGTTCGTGCAGGCCTACATCCGCCCGCTGTTCGCCCGGGGGCGCGGGCCCTTCCGCTGGGTGGCCCTCTCCGGCAACCCGCAGGACATCGCCGTCACCGACGCGGCGGTGCTGCGCCTCTTCCCCGAGGACGAGGCGCTGGCCCGCTGGCTGCGCCTGGCCCGGGAGCGCGTCCCCTTCCAGGGGCTGCCGGCGCGCATCTGCTGGCTCGGCTACGGGGAGCGGGCCCAGGCCGGGCTGGCCTTCAACGAGCTGGTGCGGACCGGCCGGGTGGAGGCGCCCATCGCCATCGGGCGGGACCACCTGGACGCCGGGTCGGTGGCCTCGCCCACCCGCGAGACCGAGGGGATGCGGGACGGCTCCGACGCCATCGCCGACTGGCCCATCCTCAACGCGCTGCTGAACGCCTGCGCCGGCGCCACCTGGGTGGCGGTGCACCACGGCGGCGGGGTGGGCATCGGGTACTCCATCCACGCCGGGCAGGTGGTGGTGGCCGACGGAACGGCGCTGGGGGCGCAGAAGCTGGAACGGGTCCTCACCACCGACCCCGGTAGCGGCGTGGTCCGCCACGCCGACGCGGGCTACCCCGAGGCGGTGGACGCGGCCAGGCGCGGCGGCATCGTCATGCCCATGCTGGCGGGCTGA
- the hutH gene encoding histidine ammonia-lyase, with translation MAVGAVLTPEDVGRVAYGRVPVRLAPGARERVRRARALVEDLVAGGAAVYGITTGVGALAGRRISPEQSAALQANIVRSHAAGVGPPLAPPEVRAMLLLRAHTLALGHSGIRPETLDLMVAMLNHDLLPVIPSQGSVGASGDLAPLAHLALALMGEGWVVQEGHRRPAAEALRAAGLTPRRLDAKEGVALINGTQMMTAVGTLALLAAERLARTADVVGAMTAEALLALPAPFDADLHRLRPQPGQVRSAANLRRLLAGSRLARPAERIQDAYALRCMPQVHGAARDGIAFARTALEVEINAVTDNPVLLPDSGRVVSGGNFHGQPVALALDVLAVAAAALGTISERRVERLVNPHLSGLPPFLAPAGGLHSGLMLAQYTAAALVAENKVLAHPASVDTIPTSANQEDHVSMGAIAARKAAQVVEHVGRVLAIEAVCAAQALELRLAGEAGPDAAAPAVRAAWQRLRAAVPPLREDRVLAEDLEAAYALVREGALVAAAEGVVGELP, from the coding sequence GTGGCCGTGGGAGCGGTCCTCACCCCGGAGGACGTGGGACGCGTCGCCTACGGCCGGGTACCGGTGCGCCTGGCCCCGGGCGCGCGCGAACGGGTACGGCGGGCCCGGGCGCTGGTCGAGGACCTGGTGGCCGGGGGCGCCGCCGTCTACGGCATCACCACCGGTGTGGGGGCGCTCGCCGGACGGCGTATCTCGCCCGAGCAGAGTGCCGCCCTCCAGGCCAACATCGTGCGCAGCCACGCCGCCGGGGTGGGCCCACCGCTGGCGCCGCCCGAGGTGCGGGCGATGCTCCTGCTGCGGGCCCACACGCTGGCCCTGGGCCACTCCGGCATCCGCCCCGAGACGCTCGACCTGATGGTGGCCATGCTCAACCACGACCTCCTGCCGGTGATCCCCTCCCAGGGGTCGGTGGGGGCGAGCGGCGACCTGGCCCCGCTGGCCCACCTGGCCCTGGCGCTCATGGGGGAAGGGTGGGTGGTGCAGGAGGGCCACCGGCGCCCCGCGGCGGAGGCGCTGCGCGCCGCCGGGCTGACGCCGCGGCGGCTCGACGCCAAGGAGGGCGTGGCCCTCATCAACGGGACCCAGATGATGACGGCCGTCGGGACGCTGGCCCTGCTGGCCGCCGAGCGGTTGGCCCGCACGGCGGACGTCGTGGGGGCGATGACGGCGGAAGCCCTGCTGGCCCTGCCGGCGCCCTTCGACGCCGACCTCCACCGCCTGCGCCCGCAACCCGGGCAGGTGCGCAGCGCGGCCAACCTGCGCCGGCTCCTGGCCGGCAGCCGGCTGGCGCGCCCCGCCGAGCGCATCCAGGACGCCTATGCCCTGCGCTGCATGCCCCAGGTCCACGGCGCCGCCCGCGACGGCATCGCCTTCGCCCGCACGGCGCTGGAGGTGGAGATCAACGCCGTCACCGACAACCCGGTCCTCCTGCCCGACAGCGGCCGCGTGGTCTCGGGCGGCAACTTCCATGGGCAGCCGGTGGCCCTGGCCCTGGACGTGCTGGCCGTGGCGGCGGCCGCTCTGGGGACCATCAGCGAGCGGCGCGTGGAGCGGCTGGTCAACCCGCACCTGAGCGGGCTGCCGCCCTTCCTCGCCCCGGCTGGCGGATTGCACTCGGGGCTGATGCTGGCCCAGTACACCGCCGCGGCGCTCGTGGCCGAGAACAAGGTGCTCGCCCACCCCGCCAGCGTCGACACCATCCCCACCTCGGCGAACCAGGAGGACCACGTCAGCATGGGGGCCATCGCCGCCCGCAAAGCGGCGCAGGTGGTGGAGCACGTGGGCCGGGTGCTGGCCATCGAGGCGGTGTGCGCCGCGCAGGCGCTGGAGCTGCGCCTGGCCGGGGAGGCGGGGCCTGACGCGGCCGCGCCGGCGGTGCGGGCGGCCTGGCAGCGGCTGCGCGCGGCCGTCCCCCCCTTGCGGGAGGACCGCGTCCTGGCCGAGGACCTGGAGGCCGCCTACGCCCTGGTGCGCGAGGGGGCGCTCGTGGCCGCCGCCGAGGGCGTCGTGGGCGAGCTGCCGTGA
- a CDS encoding isochorismatase family cysteine hydrolase: MAAPEARAGSVTLEAPGQAPGVAVAEPAPATVEVPAYQLEPEVRVDPARTALIVVDMQNDFVKPGGALVVPTAEATIPAIQRLLGFAREHRMRVFFTQDTHREGDPEFPIWGRHVLHGTWGWQIVDELRPRPEERVIEKLRYDGFFGTPLDHELRLAGQEAVIVCGTVANICVLHTAGSAALHGYRVILPVDAISALVPFDLHAAIRQVAFLYRGTITTSEAIRAAPDARRAG, translated from the coding sequence ATGGCCGCGCCGGAAGCCCGCGCGGGGTCCGTCACGCTGGAGGCGCCCGGGCAGGCGCCGGGGGTCGCGGTGGCGGAGCCCGCCCCGGCGACGGTGGAGGTTCCCGCCTACCAGCTGGAGCCGGAGGTCCGGGTCGACCCCGCGCGCACGGCCCTCATCGTCGTCGACATGCAGAACGACTTCGTGAAGCCGGGCGGCGCCCTGGTCGTGCCAACGGCGGAGGCGACCATCCCGGCCATCCAGCGGCTCCTCGGCTTCGCCCGGGAGCACAGGATGCGCGTCTTCTTCACCCAGGACACCCACCGAGAGGGGGACCCCGAGTTCCCCATCTGGGGGCGGCACGTCCTCCACGGCACCTGGGGGTGGCAGATCGTGGACGAGCTCCGCCCCCGGCCCGAGGAGCGCGTCATCGAGAAGCTGCGCTATGACGGCTTCTTCGGCACGCCGCTCGACCACGAGCTGCGCCTGGCCGGCCAGGAGGCGGTGATCGTCTGCGGCACGGTGGCCAACATCTGCGTCCTGCACACCGCCGGGAGCGCCGCCCTGCACGGCTACCGCGTCATCCTGCCGGTGGACGCCATCTCGGCGCTGGTGCCGTTCGACCTGCACGCCGCTATCCGCCAGGTCGCCTTCCTGTACCGCGGCACCATCACGACGAGCGAGGCCATCCGCGCCGCCCCGGACGCGCGCCGCGCCGGGTGA
- the ftsH gene encoding ATP-dependent zinc metalloprotease FtsH translates to MNRYLRNMIVWAVIIAVVVYFFLPLYRQRTPRQELPYSVFLTRVEQGQIQEVTISDERITGRLRDGEEFITYGPVGEETLAKLSAKHVAIKYEPKSRSVFWPNILSTLLPIFLLVGLWMLMLRQAQSGSNQAMSFGKSRARLHTDNKPRVTFEDVAGVDEAKEELQEIIEFLKHPKKFQALGAKIPRGVLLIGPPGSGKTLLAKAVAGEAGVPFFSISGSEFVEMFVGVGASRVRDLFDQAKKSAPCLVFIDEIDAVGRQRGAGLGGGHDEREQTLNQLLVEMDGFDPNAGIIVIAATNRPDILDPALLRPGRFDRRVVVDNPDTKGRRAILEVHARGKPIAEDVNLDLLAKRTPGFSGADLANMMNEAALLAARRNKKRITMAEMEEAIERVIAGPQRKSRILSPKEREIAAYHEGGHALLAKLLPSADPPHKVTILPRGMALGYVISAPPEDKYNYTRGEILDRITVALGGRVAEELVFGEVTTGAQNDFEQATELARKMVTEFGMSEKLGPLSLGKRHGPVFLGRDLVESRNYSEEIAYEIDKEIRRIIDECYERARATLMEHRDQLERLARTLLERESLEAEELERVLAGLPLEPPGPAPAPPAPAAEAPAEAKARPEPGLPRLRPKPETS, encoded by the coding sequence CTGAACCGCTATCTCCGCAACATGATCGTCTGGGCCGTGATCATCGCGGTCGTCGTCTACTTCTTCCTGCCCCTCTACCGCCAGCGCACGCCCCGGCAGGAGCTCCCCTACAGCGTCTTCCTCACGCGCGTCGAGCAGGGGCAGATCCAGGAAGTGACCATCAGCGATGAGCGCATCACCGGGCGGCTGCGCGACGGCGAGGAGTTCATCACCTACGGCCCCGTGGGCGAGGAGACGCTGGCCAAGCTCAGCGCCAAGCACGTGGCCATCAAGTACGAGCCGAAGTCGCGCTCCGTCTTCTGGCCGAACATCCTCTCCACGCTGCTGCCCATCTTCCTCCTGGTGGGGCTGTGGATGCTCATGCTCCGCCAGGCCCAGAGCGGCAGCAACCAGGCCATGTCCTTCGGGAAGAGCCGGGCCCGGCTCCACACCGACAACAAGCCGCGGGTGACCTTCGAGGACGTGGCCGGGGTGGACGAGGCCAAGGAGGAGCTCCAGGAGATCATCGAGTTCCTCAAGCACCCCAAGAAGTTCCAGGCCCTGGGCGCGAAGATCCCGCGCGGCGTCCTGCTCATCGGCCCGCCGGGCAGCGGCAAGACGCTGCTGGCCAAGGCGGTGGCCGGGGAGGCGGGGGTGCCGTTCTTCTCCATCTCGGGCTCGGAGTTCGTGGAGATGTTCGTGGGGGTGGGGGCCAGTCGTGTGCGGGACCTCTTCGACCAGGCGAAGAAGTCGGCCCCGTGCCTGGTCTTCATCGACGAGATCGACGCCGTCGGCCGACAGCGCGGCGCGGGACTGGGCGGCGGGCACGACGAGCGCGAGCAGACCCTCAACCAGCTGCTGGTGGAGATGGACGGCTTCGACCCCAACGCCGGCATCATCGTCATCGCCGCCACCAACCGCCCCGACATCCTCGACCCGGCCCTGCTGCGCCCCGGCCGCTTTGACCGCCGCGTGGTGGTGGACAACCCCGACACCAAGGGGCGGCGGGCCATCCTGGAGGTGCACGCCCGCGGCAAGCCCATCGCCGAGGACGTCAACCTGGACCTGCTGGCCAAGCGCACGCCCGGCTTCAGCGGAGCCGACCTGGCCAACATGATGAACGAGGCGGCGCTCCTGGCGGCGCGGCGCAACAAGAAGCGGATCACCATGGCCGAGATGGAGGAGGCCATCGAGCGGGTCATCGCCGGCCCGCAGCGGAAGAGCCGCATCCTCAGCCCCAAGGAGCGGGAGATCGCCGCCTACCACGAGGGCGGGCACGCCCTGCTGGCCAAGCTGCTGCCGTCCGCGGACCCGCCGCACAAGGTGACGATCCTCCCCCGCGGGATGGCGCTCGGCTACGTCATCTCAGCCCCGCCCGAGGACAAGTACAACTACACCCGCGGCGAGATCCTGGACCGCATCACCGTGGCCCTGGGCGGGCGGGTGGCCGAGGAGCTGGTCTTCGGCGAGGTCACTACCGGGGCGCAGAACGACTTCGAGCAGGCCACCGAGCTGGCCCGCAAGATGGTCACCGAGTTCGGGATGAGCGAGAAGCTGGGGCCGCTGTCGCTGGGCAAGCGCCACGGACCGGTCTTCCTCGGGCGGGACCTGGTGGAGAGCCGCAACTACTCCGAGGAGATCGCCTACGAGATCGACAAGGAGATCCGCCGCATCATCGACGAGTGCTACGAGCGGGCGCGGGCGACCCTGATGGAGCACCGCGACCAGCTCGAGCGGCTCGCCCGGACCCTGCTGGAGCGGGAGAGCCTGGAAGCCGAGGAGCTGGAGCGGGTGCTGGCGGGCCTGCCCCTGGAGCCGCCCGGGCCCGCGCCGGCCCCGCCGGCCCCCGCCGCGGAGGCGCCCGCGGAGGCCAAGGCGCGGCCCGAGCCGGGGCTGCCGCGCCTGCGGCCCAAGCCCGAGACCTCGTAG
- the tilS gene encoding tRNA lysidine(34) synthetase TilS has protein sequence MTGRGLSRIVERIRAAHLFAAGDAVLVGVSGGGDSVALLVALRALAPAMGLRLIVGHVDHGLRPEAADDARFVRDLSAQWGLPCVEERVTVVAGAGRSPEAAARAARYAALERLALAQGCGKVAVGHTADDQAETLLLRLLGGGRLAGMRATRPLGRVELVRPLLGVWRREARDVLREQGVGWREDPTNVDRRFLRNRIRHDLLPLLEGHIPGVRWRLRDAAEWLAEEDALLDRLAREAEARVLRLGAGVVALRRAALQAEPPALQRRLVRRAVRRAGGNTRRLRGVHISGVLRLAQEGREGRQVNLPGVVAAVVGGEIHLRRPEPPEGGTTVAAGQGVAVGDRDG, from the coding sequence ATGACCGGGCGAGGGCTGTCCCGCATCGTGGAGCGCATTCGAGCCGCCCACCTCTTCGCGGCGGGCGACGCCGTGCTGGTGGGCGTCTCCGGCGGGGGAGACTCGGTGGCCCTGCTGGTGGCCCTGCGCGCGCTGGCACCGGCGATGGGCCTGCGCCTGATTGTGGGGCACGTCGACCACGGGCTGCGGCCGGAGGCAGCCGACGACGCCCGCTTCGTGCGCGACCTGAGCGCGCAGTGGGGGCTGCCCTGCGTCGAGGAGCGCGTGACGGTGGTTGCGGGCGCGGGCCGGTCACCCGAGGCGGCGGCGCGGGCCGCCCGCTACGCCGCCCTCGAGCGGCTGGCCCTGGCCCAGGGATGTGGGAAGGTGGCGGTGGGCCACACCGCCGACGACCAGGCCGAGACGCTCCTCCTGCGGCTGCTGGGCGGCGGTCGGCTGGCCGGGATGCGGGCGACCCGGCCGCTCGGCCGGGTGGAGCTGGTGCGGCCGCTGCTCGGGGTGTGGCGCCGGGAGGCGCGCGACGTGCTCCGCGAGCAGGGCGTGGGGTGGCGCGAGGACCCCACCAACGTCGACCGGCGCTTTCTGCGCAACCGCATCCGTCATGACTTGCTGCCCCTGCTGGAGGGGCATATCCCGGGCGTCCGCTGGCGGCTGCGCGACGCGGCGGAGTGGCTGGCGGAGGAGGACGCCCTGCTGGACCGGCTGGCGCGGGAGGCGGAGGCGCGCGTCCTGCGCCTGGGAGCGGGCGTGGTGGCGCTGCGCCGTGCCGCCCTGCAGGCGGAGCCGCCCGCCCTGCAGCGGCGCCTGGTGCGCCGGGCGGTGCGCCGGGCGGGCGGGAACACCCGCCGGCTGCGCGGCGTTCACATCAGCGGGGTCCTGCGTCTGGCGCAGGAGGGACGGGAGGGCCGGCAGGTGAACCTCCCCGGTGTGGTGGCCGCCGTGGTGGGTGGCGAGATCCACCTGCGCCGTCCGGAGCCGCCGGAGGGCGGCACCACGGTCGCGGCGGGGCAGGGCGTCGCCGTGGGGGACCGCGACGGGTAA
- a CDS encoding BsuPI-related putative proteinase inhibitor produces MWPVIAMIVLGLVAAASGPPPERPSVQRTVGPLVLELTLDKTTYLAGEPVEARVVLRNAGATPVTVHFPSGQRFDLVVRRRGALVWRWSHDKAFIQVVQDVTLDAGRALAFSASWPQVDLQGRRVEPGTYEAVGVLTGRLPDGPGREVETPALTFQIRG; encoded by the coding sequence ATGTGGCCGGTCATCGCCATGATCGTCCTGGGGCTCGTCGCGGCCGCATCGGGGCCGCCGCCGGAGCGGCCGTCGGTGCAGCGCACCGTGGGACCGCTCGTGCTGGAGCTGACGCTCGACAAAACCACCTACCTGGCGGGGGAGCCGGTCGAGGCGCGCGTCGTCCTGCGGAACGCGGGGGCGACGCCGGTGACCGTGCACTTCCCCTCGGGACAGCGCTTCGACCTGGTGGTGCGCCGCCGGGGAGCGCTGGTCTGGCGGTGGTCGCACGACAAGGCCTTCATCCAGGTGGTGCAGGACGTCACCCTAGACGCGGGGCGGGCGCTCGCCTTCAGCGCCTCCTGGCCCCAGGTCGACCTGCAGGGGCGGCGGGTGGAGCCCGGGACCTATGAGGCGGTGGGCGTCCTGACCGGGCGGCTGCCCGACGGTCCGGGGCGCGAGGTGGAGACCCCGGCCCTCACCTTCCAGATCCGCGGCTGA
- the rpoZ gene encoding DNA-directed RNA polymerase subunit omega: MIKPPLEALLDRVENKYALVIVAAKRARQLKEGALPLVDVDSSNPVTVALEEIAAGKIRYEAPRAGIK; the protein is encoded by the coding sequence GTGATCAAGCCGCCGCTCGAGGCTCTGCTCGATCGCGTCGAGAACAAGTACGCGCTGGTCATCGTGGCCGCCAAGCGCGCCCGCCAGCTGAAGGAGGGCGCGCTGCCCCTCGTCGACGTGGACAGCAGCAACCCGGTGACGGTGGCGCTGGAGGAGATCGCCGCCGGGAAGATCCGCTACGAGGCCCCCCGCGCCGGCATCAAGTAG
- a CDS encoding type IV pilus twitching motility protein PilT, protein MDIHTLLRLVIERQASDLHLKVKTRPMLRINGALVPAEEYPPFEVGELQALIESMLTPEQRDAFREERELDFAYSVPGLSRFRVNIFIQRGAPGAAIRVIPMKVPTLEELGLPEVLRRFAELPRGLVLVTGPTGSGKSTTLAALINHINHTRTAHIVTIEDPIEYLHHDVKSVINQREVGSDTHSFGHALRRVLRQDPDVILIGEMRDLETIATAITAAETGHLVFATLHTQSASQAVERIVDVFPPHQQTQVRMQLSLSLEGVVSQTLLPRLDGRGRVAACEVLVMTPAVRNLIREGKTFQLPSAIQSGAREGMQSLNQALRQLVERRLVSLEEARARASNLQEFDQLMGRRSVGVA, encoded by the coding sequence ATGGACATCCACACCCTGCTGCGGCTGGTCATCGAGCGCCAGGCCTCGGACCTGCACCTCAAGGTGAAGACCCGACCCATGCTGCGCATCAACGGCGCACTGGTCCCGGCGGAGGAGTACCCGCCCTTCGAGGTGGGGGAGCTCCAGGCGCTCATCGAGAGCATGCTCACCCCCGAGCAGCGGGACGCCTTCCGTGAGGAGCGGGAGCTGGACTTCGCCTACAGCGTGCCCGGGCTCTCCCGCTTCCGGGTGAACATCTTCATCCAGCGCGGCGCGCCCGGCGCGGCCATCCGGGTCATCCCCATGAAGGTGCCCACCCTGGAGGAACTGGGGCTGCCCGAGGTACTGCGCCGCTTCGCCGAGCTGCCCCGCGGGCTGGTGCTGGTCACCGGGCCGACGGGGAGCGGCAAGTCCACTACGCTGGCGGCGCTGATCAACCACATCAACCACACCCGCACGGCCCACATCGTCACCATCGAGGACCCCATCGAGTACCTCCACCACGACGTGAAGAGCGTGATCAACCAGCGGGAGGTGGGCTCCGACACCCACTCCTTCGGCCACGCCCTGCGCCGGGTGCTGCGCCAGGACCCCGACGTCATCCTCATCGGCGAGATGCGCGACCTGGAGACCATCGCCACCGCCATCACCGCCGCCGAGACGGGGCACCTGGTCTTCGCCACCCTGCACACCCAGAGCGCCAGCCAGGCGGTGGAGCGCATCGTGGACGTCTTCCCGCCCCACCAGCAGACCCAGGTGCGCATGCAGCTCTCCCTCTCGCTGGAGGGGGTGGTCTCCCAGACGCTCCTGCCGCGGCTGGACGGCCGGGGGCGGGTGGCCGCCTGCGAGGTGCTCGTCATGACCCCGGCGGTCCGCAACCTGATCCGGGAGGGGAAGACCTTCCAGCTGCCGTCCGCCATCCAGTCGGGGGCGCGGGAGGGGATGCAGAGCCTCAACCAGGCGCTGCGGCAGCTGGTCGAGCGCCGCCTGGTCTCCCTGGAGGAGGCCCGGGCGCGGGCCAGCAACCTGCAGGAGTTCGACCAGCTGATGGGCCGCCGCTCCGTCGGGGTGGCCTGA